In Vibrio lentus, the genomic stretch GCGATGTTAATCAGACCTAAGGTGAAAATGATCTGCCACTCGCCTTTTTTTGGCAGGCTAGGTTTTACTGCAAGCAGCAATAAGGCAGCAGGCAAGGCGCGTAAAGCACCAAGTAGCAGAGGAGGCCATTCCTGAAGAGTAAACTGCGTCACTGCATAAGTTGTTCCCCAAAAGAACGCGGGGATCATTGCGAGTAATATGTTCATATGAAATATCTTTACGTTAAGATAACTAATTGTGTGAACTGTATACTTAGATCATGTGGTTGTAAAGTATCTTTATGTTAAACTAGTTTGAAGTAATCAAGACTAATAACGGAGCGAGATTGCAAATGGATGCTATCGACCGCGTAGTAGAGCAATGGGCAAAGGAAAAGCCTGAGCTAGAAACTGAGCCTATGGCAATGATGGGCCGGATTATGCGTATTGCCAAGTATATGGAGACTCAAGTTGCCGAGCTTCATAAAAAATACGACATGAAACTCGGTGAGTTTGATGTGCTGGCTACGTTGCGACGTTCTGGAAAGCCTTACCGACTCACGCCATCAGAATTGATTGGGTCGATGATGCTGACATCTGGCGCGATGACCAATCGCCTTGATAAATTGGAAGCTAAAGGGTTGATCAGTCGTGAGCACAGCAAAGAAGACAGACGCAGCGTGAGTGTTCAGCTAACCAAAGATGGTCTGATTCTGATTGACCAAATGATGACTGAGCATGTTGAAATGCAGAAAAAGCTGGTTAAATCTCTGTCTGCGAGCCAGAAGAAGAACACCAACCAACTGTTAAAAACATGGTTGAGCGCTTACGAGTAGTTTTGCTGATCTTCCTTTCGATTCATAAAAAAACCGAAGCTATCTGGCTTCGGTTTTTTATTCCTGTCTAAGAACTTCAAGTACAGCGAGTTGGCTAGTTATGCTTGCAACATCTCATCACTGAACAGCTCTGCGCAGCCAATACCGTTGATGGCGCAGCTTTCATCAATGTCTGAGATGTCACCGCTTACCCCGATAGCACCCAGTACCGTTTTATCCTTGTCTCGAATCAGTAGTCCCCCTGGAACTGGCACCATGTTTCCGTGTGCCAGCACGTTTACGGCGGAGATGAATGCTGGTCGGTTGTCAGCATCTTGGGCGAGTTTTCTAGAGGAACAACCCAGTGCGAGTGCCCCCCACGCTTTAGCAATCGCGATGTCTGGTCGCATCATGCTAGAGCCATCTTGACGTTGCAGAGAAATCAGTTTGCCACCGCTGTCTAAGACGGCGACCGTCAAAGGTTCTGTGTGGATCTTTTTTCCTGCTTTTAAGGTGCCATCGATGATGGTCAACGCTTGTTGTAGAGTCAAACTTCCCATGTTATCTCCTAGTTTTTCAAGGGGCCGTGTACCAAGCTAAGCCTGCCAATCATTACTCTTGTTGTGAATATCATTGACTGATTCAGCTCGGTACAAGAGTCCTAACTGGACTCTTGTAATAGCCCATAGCTGGGTAAAGTTAGGAAGGCGGCGAACTCTTCGGCTGTAGAAAGTTGATAGAAAAGATCAGCTGTCTCTTCAAATCGACCTGCTGTATAGCGCGAGTCTCCGACTTCATGTTTTATCGTGTCTAGCTCTTGGTAAAGCCAAGAGTGGAATAGTGATTTGGTAAAGGTTTGGCCATCATCGAGTGTTACCCCGTGGTGGATCCACTGCCAAATATTGGCTCTCGAGATCTCAGCAGTCGCGGCATCTTCCATAAGGCCGTAGATAGGCACACAGCCGTAGCCTTGAATCCAAGCTTCGATGTAATACAGCGCGATGCGTATATTCTTACGTACTCCTGCTTCGTCGCGACTGCCCTCACAAGGCTTGAGTAGCGTGTCGGCGTTGATCACATGCTCTGGGCTTTGGAAATCCATTTGGTTTACTTTGCCATCTAAGTGCTTATCAAAGATCGACATTGCCAAATCAACCAGCGCAGGGTGCGCAACCCATGTTCCATCATGTCCGTTCTGAGATTCTCTTTGTTTATCTTCGATAACCTTGGCGGTTACACGCGCCATTTCTTGCGGGTCTTTTGCTGGAATAAAGGCTGACATCCCACCCATTGCTAATGCGCCACGAGCGTGACAAGTACGCACTAACAGTTGGCTATAGGCGTTGAGGAATTCTTGATCCATGCCGATCCCATGACGATCTGGCAGGATGCGGTCTTTATGGTTCTTCAGAGTTTTGATGTAGCTGAAGATGTAATCCCAACGGCCACAGTTCATCGCAACGATGTGATCACGCATGGCGTACAAGATCTCTTCCATTTGGAATACGGCTGGTAGCGTTTCGATCAATACTGTCGCGCGAATGGTGCCTTTTGGTACATGGAAATAGTTTTCGGTGAAGCTGAAAATATCGTCCCACCATTGTGCTTCTTCCATGCTTTCTAGCTTTGGAATGTAGTAGTAAACCCCTAAACCTTGTTGTGCACGTGATTGATAGTTGTGGAAAAAGTACAAGGCGAAGTCCATCAAGCAACCGCCGATAGGCTGATTGTTGAATTGGATGGATTGCTCAGGAAGGTGGATTCCTCGTGGGCGTGCGATCAGCAGTGCAGGATCGTCGTTTAATTGGTAACGCTTCTGCTTCTTCTCATCGAAATAACGAATGGTGCCAAGGTTGGCATCTCTTAGGTTGATTTGCCCTTCGACCATATTGGCCCAAGTAGGAGAAGACGCATCTTCAAAGCAGCACATGAAGACTTTCGCGCCTGAGTTTAGCGCGTTGATCACCATCTTTCTTTCGATAGGCCCGGTGATCTCTACTCGGCGATCGAGTAGCTCTGGTGGCGGTGTCGCCACTTTCCATTCTTTATTTTGGCGAATGGAAATGGTGTCTTTTCTAAAATTGGGTAACTCACCCTCGTCATATTGAGCTTGTTTTACGTCGCGGTCACTTAGCAGGGTATGACGGCGATCTCCAAACTTATTGACGAGAGCTTCTAAGAATTTTAATGCATCTTTAGACAAGATCTCTTTGTACTCGGAGTTGTCCATCTTCCCAAGTACCTGCATACATTGTACTTCTTCTCTCTCTTTTACGTCATTCATCATTGTTGTCTACTTTAAACAATACGATGCCACTTTGTATACAAAATGCTCTTTTTAAGGGTATTTATATTGTAGAAATTGTAAACAAGCAAACGGTATTTAACATTTATTTATCATTTGATCTTTTTGTAATTTATTTTTACGTAAAGATATTTTATGTAAAGCAATGAATTGTAAGCTTTTCAAGGTAAGTGCGTACTTAATGTGATGGGTTGATGTAACAAAATTGTTTCATTCTGGGGTTGATAAATAGCGAGGATGGTTCATAGTACACAAAAGTTAGTTTAATTGTATACAATCTGAACTGGAGGTTCGAATGGCAATTATGAAAGCGATTGAAGCAGCGGTAGAAGTGCTTAAACGTGAAGGTGTAGACATCGCATTTGGTGTTCCCGGCGCAGCAATAAACCCTATGTATGCGGCTATGAAAAAGCTCGGAGGAATCGACCACGTCTTAGCTCGCCACGTAGAGGGTGCATCCCATATGGCCGAAGGGTACACACGTACTAATCAAGACAATATAGGTGTGTGTATTGGTACCTCTGGCCCAGCGGGAACGGACATGATCACGGGCCTTTATTCTGCGTCTGCAGATTCGATCCCAATTCTATGCATCACCGGCCAAGCGCCACGAGCTCGTCTTCACAAAGAAGATTTCCAAGCGGTCGACATTGAATCTATCGCCAAGCCAGTGACCAAGTGGGCAACCACGGTACTGGAACCTGCACAAGTGCCACGCGCATTTCAAAAAGCCTTTCATTTAATGCGTTCGGGTCGCCCGGGACCAATCCTGATTGATCTACCGATTGATGTTCAGCTGGCTGAGATTGAGTTTGATATCGATACCTATGAACCGCTAGAACCTTATAAACCACAAGCAACTCGCGCGCAGGTTGAGAAAGCATTAACCATGATGTCTCAATCGGAAAAACCGCTGATTGTATCGGGTGGTGGCGTGATTAACGCTGGCGCATCTGAATTGCTCCAGCAGTTCGCCGAAATCACCGGTGTTCCTGTGATTCCAACCTTGATGGGCTGGGGTTCTATCCCAGATGACCATGACTTAATGGCAGGTATGGTGGGGCTGCAAACGTCTCACCGTTACGGCAACGAAACCATGCTCAACTCTGACTTCGTGTTTGGTGTCGGTAACCGTTGGGCAAACCGTCATACTGGCTCTGTGGATGTTTACACCGAAGGCCGTAAGTTTGTTCACGTTGACATTGAACCAACTCAAATCGGCCGTGTGTTCTGTCCGGATTTGGGCATAGTCTCTGATGCGAAAGCAGCGCTAGAGCTAATGGTTGAAGTGGCGCAAGAGTGGCGTGATGCTGGCAAGCTGCCAAACCGAAATGCTTGGGCAAGTGAGTGTCAGGAACGCAAATCGACCATGCTGCGTAAAACCAATTTCGATGAAGCGCCAATGAAACCGATGCGTGTTTATGAAGAGATGAACAAGGCATTTGGTCGTGATACTTGCTACGTGAGCACCATTGGTTTGTCGCAAATCGCTGCCGCTCAGTTCCTGCATGTTTATAAGCCGCGTAACTGGATCAACTGTGGTCAAGCTGGCCCACTAGGTTGGACAACACCAGCAGCATTGGGTGTAAGAGCGGCTGATCCAAATCGCGATATCGTTGCTATTTCTGGAGATTACGATTTCCAATTCATGATCGAAGAACTGGCAGTAGGTGCGCAATTCAACCTGCCATACATTCATGTGTTGGTGAACAACTCGTATCTAGGTTTGATCCGTCAAGCACAGCGTCAATTTGATATCGATTATTGTGTACAACTGGCGTTTGATAACCAGAATGCGCCAGAGCTTGAAGGCTATGGGGTTGACCATGTCGCGGTTGTTGAAGGTTTAGGCTGTAAGGCGATTCGAGTTCGTGAACCAGAGCAAATTGCTGCTGCGTTTGGACAAGCCAAAGAGTTGATGAATAAGCATAAAGTACCGGTTGTTGTTGAGCTAATTCTTGAGAGAGTGACCAATATTGCGATGGGCGTAGAGATCAACGCCATCAACGAATTTGAGCCACTTGCCGAAAGCCGCGGCGATGCTCCAACGGCGCTAGCGTACAAGTAATCATTAAGTAATGTGTATCCGTAGAGCTGAGATTTAGCTCTACGGAAAGCCTCCGATAGAGTGAGGCTTTACTACAAACAACCAGATTTTTACAGATAAAGAATAAGGACAGAGTCATGGCAAAATTTGCAGCAAACTTGTCAATGTTATTCACGGAAGTTGATTTTATGGATCGCTTTGAGGCCGCCGCAGAAGCGGGCTTTCAAGGTGTGGAATACCTTTTCCCTTACGCCTTTGATGCTCAGGCAATCAAAGCAAAGCTCGACGCTAATAACCTAGAGCAAGTGCTATTTAACTTGCCTGCGGGTGATTGGGATGCTGGTGATCGTGGTATCGCGGTAGACCCAGCACGAGTTGAAGAGTTTCAAGCGGGTGTACCTAAAGCTATCGCTTACGCAAAAGCACTCGGCTGTACTCAAGTGAATTGCTTAGCCGGGATTGTCCCGCAAGGTGTGACCCAACAAGACGCGCAATCGGCGTTTGTGATTAACCTGCATTACGCGGCAAACGCGCTAGCAGCAGAAGGCATTAGCTTAGTGATAGAAGCGATCAATACCCGTGATATTCCGGGCTTCTTCTTGAACACCACAGAGCAAGCCAAAGCGATCATCAAAGAGGTAGGGAGCGATAACCTTTCTATCCAATACGATATTTATCACATGCAAATTATGGAAGGCGATCTTACGCCGACCATGCAACAAAACATTGGCCAAATCGCACACGTGCAACTGGCGGATAATCCAGGTCGACACGAGCCGGGTACTGGAGAAATCAATTACCCATTCGTGCTCAATTATCTTGATGAGCTTGGTTATCAAGGGTGGGTTGGCTGCGAATATAAGCCGAAAACAACAACGACAGAAGGCCTTGGTTGGCTACACCAGTACCGTTAATTGCGTCTGGTAACCCTCAAACGTTAAGGAGAACAACATGTCTAAAATTGCATTTATCGGAACTGGCATCATGGGTAAACCTATGGCGAGTAACCTTCAAAAAGCAGGTCACGATTTGATTCTGTCGGATCACTTTAATGCAGCACCTGCCGACCTTGTCGCAGCGGGCGCAACGGTCTGTCATTCACCAGCGGAAGCGGCTGAAGCAGCAGATATCGTTATCTTAATGGTGCCGAATACACCACAAGTTGAAGATGTCCTGTTTGGTGACAACGGTGTTGAGAAAGGCCTAACGGCGGGCGGTGCAGCTGGAAAACTGGTTATCGACATGAGTTCGATCTCGCCAATCGCGACCAAAGCAATTGCAGCGCGAATTAATGAAGGCGGCGCGTCATACCTTGATGCTCCGGTTTCGGGCGGTGAAGTAGGCGCGATTAATGCAGCGCTGACTATCATGGTGGGCGGTGAGCAAGACGCGTTTGATAAAGCTCGTCCTCTGTTCGAAATCATGGGTAAGAACATCACGCTAGTAGGCGACAACGGTGCGGGTCAAACCTGTAAGGTCGCAAACCAAATCATCGTTGCTCTGAATATCGAAGCCGTGTCTGAGGCACTGGTGTTTGCATCAAAAGCTGGCGCTGATCCAGCACGTGTACGTCAGGCGCTATTAGGTGGTTTTGCTAACTCTAAGATATTGGAAGTACACGGTGAGCGTATGGTTGAAGGCACATTTGATCCTGGCTTTAGAATCTCACTTCACCAGAAAGACCTAAATCTTGCGCTAACGGGCGCACAAGAATTGGGTGTTGCGCTGCCGAATACGGCCAACGCTCAAGAGCTATTTGGAGAGTGTGCCGAAATGGGCGGCGAAGGTTGGGACCACTCTGCTCTTATCCAAGCGATTGAGAAACGTTCTGACCACTCGATTCGTTAATTAATTAGGGCTGCTATCGATTCGTAGCCCAACAGTTTGTTTATAAATCGCGTAGTTTCGTCTCCTTTTATACGCGTTCCTGATACGAGGCCGAGGTTGAAGTTGTTCCTTTCCAACTTGATCTTAGCAGGCACCCTTTGGCCTTGTATCGGGGTTCTTTTTTCTCCGTCAACTAAGGAGTGGCTGATGGACATTGATGCTAAGCAGTTTCTGCAAACCCTTTTCTCAAGTGCTGTTAATCAGGCGCTACCTAAAAATCACATCGAACCTTTTCTTCCTCAAGACATTTTTTATCGCTCAGCTAATCAAGCCGGGCGTACTGTGGTGATCGGAGCAGGAAAAGCGGCCGCATCAATGGCAGCAGAGCTCGAAGCGGTGTGGCAGGCAAAGAAACAACAAGATCTTGCACTGCGTGATCTTGAAGGCTTGGTGGTGACTCGTTATGAGCACACCGCCCCTTGCGAACATATCGAAGTGATTGAAGCAGCGCATCCTGTGCCAGATGCGATGGGCTTAGAAGTGAGCCAGCGCATGCTGCAATTGGTGAGTAGCTTGAGCGCAGATGACACGGTTATTTGCCTACTGTCGGGTGGCGGTTCCGCTTTGCTAAGTCTGCCCGGTGGCGACATCAGCTTGGCAGAGAAGCAACAAATCAATAAAGCGCTGCTCAAATCAGGCGCCGCCATTGATGAGATGAATTGTGTTCGCAAACATCTATCTTCAATAAAAGGCGGTCGACTCGCCAAAGCGGCCTATCCTGCAAGGGTAGTGTCACTGGCGATTTCTGATGTGCCGGGTGATGACATTAGTGTGATTGCCTCTGGCCCAACCGTACCCGACACCACCACGCGTTTTGATGCGATGGCAATTTTAGAACGTTACCAAATAGAAACACCACGCTCGGCATTTGAATGGTTAAATAATCCAGAGTCAGAAACCGTTAAGCCAGATGACGTCTGTTGGAAAAACGCCGAGCACCACATTATCGCCACCCCAATGTCGGCATTGGAATCCGCTGCAGCAGAAGCTGAAGGCTTAGGCATTCCGGCTTATGTGTTGAGTGATTGTATAGAGGGAGAAGCGCGAGATGTTGCGAAAGTTCACGCTGCGTTGGCTAAACAAGTGGCCAATCACAAGCACCCATTTGAGACGCCTTGCGTGATACTTTCCGGTGGCGAAACCACAGTAACCGTTAAAGGCAATGGTCGCGGTGGGCGTAACTGTGAGTTCTTGTTGAGCCTATATAATGAGCTTAAAGGCCAAGACAACATATTTGCATTGGCCGCCGATACCGACGGGATTGATGGCGTGGAAGACAATGCGGGTGCGTGGATTACCCCACAAACATGGCAGCAAGGTTCGAACTTGTCGCTTAAAGCGCAAGACTATCTCGATGCTAACAACAGCTACGATTTCTTCAAGCAAGTCGATGTGCTTCTTACCACGGGACCAACGCTGACCAATGTGAATGACTTCCGCGCAATATTGATTCTTTAACTTGAACAGTTCAAAAACACGGTATGGAATGGTCGCTTCTTAACAAATAGAGCGGCCATTTTATTGTTATCAATGCGGTGACCTTGAGTTCTGAGATTATCTTCTGGACTAATGAAGCACGTTGATTACTATGATTTTAGTAACGAGCTGTAAAGGATGCAATATGTCTAGGATCAGACAAAAGAATCAAGATTTAATCATCGAAGTGGCGTGTGAACAATTCGCTACTCATGGTTATGCCGCAACCAAAATGGCGGATATCGCGAAGGCGGCCGACATTCCCAAACCCAACGTATTCTATTACTTCAGCTCGAAAGACAAGCTCTACAATGCCGTTCTAGAAACCGTCACGCAGCCGTTACTTGAAGCCTCTCGTCCTATTGAAGAGCTGAGTGATCCCGTAGAAGCCCTATCTCAATACATTCAAACTAAGTTAATCATCTCACGCGACCACCCACACGCTTCTAAAGTGTTTGCTAACGAAGTGATGTCAGATGCTAAAGTGCTTCCGAAAGAGATCGGTGATGAATTGTATAAGCAGTCACAGATGATCCTTGATAAGTTCTCAACGTGGTCAGCACAAGGCTTAATGGATGACGTTCCGGCACACCATCTGATGTTCACCATCTGGGCGGCTACTCAAACCTACGCCGATTTTGGTTGGCAGATTTGCAGCGTGATGCAGAAAGACCAGCTCGATGATAAAGACTATGAAGATGCCGCTGAATTCATCACCCAGCTCGTGATTAAAGGGTGTGGTGTAAAAGGAAAGGCGGAATAGTTTCCCTTCAATTCATTAAAAAAGGACATCACTCGATGTCCTTTTTTGCATACGCTGTTTCTTGAAACAGCCGCTTTTGAATAGACGCCGTTTTTATGCATCGCTTTGAGCAAAGGTCGCAGTGCAGCCAGAACGGGTTGTTGTCGAATCTGAATGCGCGTTATCAGTTAGAGTTGATGTCCAACCGTAACTGTCTCCGATGCGTTTTACGATGATTAGGCCAAGGCCGTGTTCAGTTTTAGTATCATCACTTAACCCTGTGCCAGTATCAGTAACCGAAATCGTGTTGGAGTTGATGGTCACCCTTATCTCACCTTGCGTGGTAAATCGGATCGCGTTTTCAATGTAGTTCTTCAACACCATATTCACCAGCGGCAATGGCATGTTGAGTGTGGTGTTTGGTTCAACGTTTAATAGCAGCTCAACGCCAGAAGCTAGCATCGCTTTGTACTTAGATAAATCGAGAGTGGCATCGTCGATAACGGTGAGAGTTTTCTCAGTTGAAGAGTTCTCTTGTTTCACAATGTTCAATAACACCTCAACGGTGGAACTCATGCCATTGGCCGCCCCAAGAATACGCTCGCGTTGCTTGGTTTGGAATGCTGGGTCGTTAGGCTTCATGGCTTGCAATTCGGCAGCGCCAAGAACAATCGATATCGGTGTTTTTAATTCGTGGCTGGCGTATTTGGCAAACATCATCTCTTGCTTGGCAAGTCGGTCTTTCATCTTGGAGTAGCTGTTTAGGTGTGAAGTAAGCATCTGCAACTCATCAACCGTGTGAGTCGGAACATGGAAGTTATCAGACTCATGCTTGCTGAGCTGCGTACTGAGTTCTCCAATGGGTGCCATAAGCTTGTCAAACACTTGCTTGAGTGTAATCCGCAATACAATAATCAGCCCGAGCATAAGCAGAGTTGATATTGCCATTAATACGCCCCAACTGTCGTCCCACAAATCCATATCAAAAGAGCTGATGGCGATGTAAGCTGGGATAGTTTTGTTCTGGTCTTCGAAGGCAAAATGATAGACGACTACACCGGGTATAAGAATGTGTTCTTCAGAAAGTCTTAGTTCAAAACGTTGGCGAACTACGGTATCCAATGCCATGGGTGGAACCTTTTTGAGTTGGTCGGTAAAGTCCTCTTCACCATAATAAACCGTTACGTTCTCCGATAGCTTTAGGCTGCCATCGGGAGAAAGACGTTTGTAAAACTGCTCTGCCACCCCTTTGAATGATTTCAGGTGATTCTCTATTTGAGCTTCTTCCTGCCAAACTAAACGCAGTGAGAACACAAAAAATACAACGCATGAAGAGACCAGAGCGATGACAGAAAAGGTGCGCATGGTACGGATTCTGACATCCTCGATTGAGTTGCCTAGTTTGGTTCGAATTTTCATACTTGTTGAGGCTCACTAGCAGATAAGATCAACTGAAACCCGTGCTTAGGAATTGTCTTCAACATTGGGAAGTCGAATGGTTTATCGAGTACGTTTCGCAGCAGGTAGATATGGCTGCGGAGTACATCTTTGTCTGGAATATCATCGCCCCACAGCATGTATATCAATCTTTCACGAGATACGACGCCGCCTTGGGCTTTCACTAATTCTCTTAGAATCTGAAACAAGATAGGTGTCAGGGTTAGGGGTTGTTTGTCTCTTGACGCTGTATGCGTTTTCTCATCAATCGTTACCTCGCCATAGCTTAAGATCTTTTGAGCAACCAAGCCTTTATGGCGTTTGATAAGCGCGTAAAGACGAGCTTCCAGTTCTGGAAATTTAAACGGCTTAGTGACAAAGTCATCCGCGCCGGAATCGAAGCTGTTCAGTAGATCTTCTTGGCCATTTAAAGCTGTTAGCATCAATATCGGTGTCGTTACGCCATTTCGTCGTAATTTGGTCGCCACTTGCATACCGTCGAGCTTGGGCAACATGACGTCTAGGATAATTGCATCGAAGTCATTGTGCATGGCGAGTTCAAAGCCTTGCTCGCCATCGGAAGCGAAGTCTGCGATTGCCTCTTTAACCTCTAAGAAGTCGGCAATAATGCCTTGTAGTTCGATATTGTCTTCAACAACCAAAATACGACTGCGTTCAAGCATCTGTCCCACCTAAAGATCTGCTCCAATCAAAAATGTAGCCTACCTAAAATTATGTCGAATTTATGTCTAATGGATAGCGTTGATCAAAAAAATGAAACTTCATCAAATTCTTTTTTAATGTCGACTGGACTTCGACTTTAATTCGACAAAGCCAGTTCAACAATAGTTCACATCAATAGGTGAGGGTTGAATTATGAAAACTAAAATTATCGCGCTGGCAGCACTTCTCGGTGTCTCAACGACTCAAGTAACACTAGCTCAAGCAACCGAGCTAATCGGCCACGTTCAAGGCTTAAATAAACACAGTGTTGTGGCAGAGGTGCCCGGTGTCGTGGCGATGAATAATCTTGAAGTGGGGGATGCTGTAAACCAACAGCAAGTACTTGCTCAAATTAAAGCCGATGATTTTAAGTTTAGCGTTAATAAAGCCAAAGCAAATCTTGAGCTTGCAGAGGCGGATCTTGCGCTACGAAAAGCAACCTATAACCGCTATCAAGCACTCATCAAAAAGAACAGCCTCTCAATGGGAGAGTTAGATACAGCACGTGCCGAGTTTCTCAGTGCTAAAGCGGCTGTTTCTGTCGCTCAAATTGACTATCAACAGTCTCAAGTTGATCTCGAAAACACGCAAATTGAGTCTCTTATCTCGGGCTATATCTCTAACAAACCCGCGCAATCGGGTGCTTGGGTGAGTGAAGGCGATTTGCTCTATGAAGTGGTCAATATCGACAAAGTCACCTTGTCATTCATGGCGAGTGAGTATGACTTAAAGCACTTTACTGTCGGTCAGGGCGTGGTTGTGTGGTCTGAAACCAACCCAGAGATAAAAATGGAAGCGAGCGTGCAACGCATTGGTGTCGAGATGCAAAATTTGACCTACCCAGTATTGGTCGAGATTACTAACCAAGGGCATCAATTTAAGCCAGGTATGTCGGTGTACGCCTCGACAGATCTTGCGGTGAAAAATATGACAACCGCTCAAGTCGCATTGGGTCAAACAGCATCAAACGAAGGTAAAGGGCAGTAACGATGAACTTTTTAGCATACTTCGCCAATCGTCAGTTTTTGGCTCGAATCATTACGGTCATGGTGTTGCTGACGGGTGTTATGTCGTTAATGCAGCTCAATTTACAAGAGTATCCCGATGTTGCTATGGACACC encodes the following:
- a CDS encoding efflux RND transporter periplasmic adaptor subunit, with the translated sequence MKTKIIALAALLGVSTTQVTLAQATELIGHVQGLNKHSVVAEVPGVVAMNNLEVGDAVNQQQVLAQIKADDFKFSVNKAKANLELAEADLALRKATYNRYQALIKKNSLSMGELDTARAEFLSAKAAVSVAQIDYQQSQVDLENTQIESLISGYISNKPAQSGAWVSEGDLLYEVVNIDKVTLSFMASEYDLKHFTVGQGVVVWSETNPEIKMEASVQRIGVEMQNLTYPVLVEITNQGHQFKPGMSVYASTDLAVKNMTTAQVALGQTASNEGKGQ
- a CDS encoding ATP-binding protein codes for the protein MRTFSVIALVSSCVVFFVFSLRLVWQEEAQIENHLKSFKGVAEQFYKRLSPDGSLKLSENVTVYYGEEDFTDQLKKVPPMALDTVVRQRFELRLSEEHILIPGVVVYHFAFEDQNKTIPAYIAISSFDMDLWDDSWGVLMAISTLLMLGLIIVLRITLKQVFDKLMAPIGELSTQLSKHESDNFHVPTHTVDELQMLTSHLNSYSKMKDRLAKQEMMFAKYASHELKTPISIVLGAAELQAMKPNDPAFQTKQRERILGAANGMSSTVEVLLNIVKQENSSTEKTLTVIDDATLDLSKYKAMLASGVELLLNVEPNTTLNMPLPLVNMVLKNYIENAIRFTTQGEIRVTINSNTISVTDTGTGLSDDTKTEHGLGLIIVKRIGDSYGWTSTLTDNAHSDSTTTRSGCTATFAQSDA
- a CDS encoding response regulator transcription factor, translating into MLERSRILVVEDNIELQGIIADFLEVKEAIADFASDGEQGFELAMHNDFDAIILDVMLPKLDGMQVATKLRRNGVTTPILMLTALNGQEDLLNSFDSGADDFVTKPFKFPELEARLYALIKRHKGLVAQKILSYGEVTIDEKTHTASRDKQPLTLTPILFQILRELVKAQGGVVSRERLIYMLWGDDIPDKDVLRSHIYLLRNVLDKPFDFPMLKTIPKHGFQLILSASEPQQV